The following DNA comes from Rhipicephalus microplus isolate Deutch F79 chromosome 6, USDA_Rmic, whole genome shotgun sequence.
TGTTAGGTTGGGGAGGGGGCGGGGTATGGTGTGTTTCTTGGCGCTTTTTCTCGAAACCTATCTGAAGGCGTATATCGGATGTTCGTCTAACAGCCAGGACGACGTGCCGCCGATGAGCTTACCGGGAGCGACGAGCGAAGATGACCACTTCCACCGGAACCGACACGGAGAGAGACCAGGCAGAGTCGACGCGGGGGGATTCGCATGTTTGTACCTGGGAAGCTGGCCCGGTTCACAAACAAGCGGCCGCCTCCGGTGTGTTAGCGGAGCCGCCTGTTGGTAAGTTAAGCTTTGCGTACAGCGTACGGGTGGACGAAAAGACAAAGAACCTACGAATATGACTGCTGACTTCCAACTTGTTCCTTATTTCGAATGACATACATAAATATGTACACCAGATACTATACGCCTCAAACTCCAACAAAGTAGCTAATCATAGAATGTGAGATAGTCTATAAATCTacaaaaacgcaagaaaaacaTACTAATCCGGTGAAGTACACATGTGTGACTTTAGAAAAGCCGCTTCCTTTTGTGTTGGTGCAGTTGGTATCTTTCAGCATTGTAAGAAAGTTGTATATAGAATATAATGTGTACAGGGCAACTCAACTCAAAAATTTACTGGTTTTACAAGGAAagatcctcaaaaaaaaaaaacgaatggtaaTAAGGCCTGAGCACACGTACCCGTTGCAGCGCGCCGGCGCGTCACAAGAGTCAAGGATAACTCCACTAGTGTCACGTCACTCCAGCACCTTCCAGGCCTTCCACGGCACACCAGCGGAACGCCGAGTGGCGTCACTGCTCCTCGGAAATGCGCGGCGCGGCTTTCGATAAGCCAGGTgaaactgctcaacctcggccagtgtagttcatgctacaaaaaaaaaaatgtcacagctttgtcgCTAAGGCGAAGAAATGCACGTTTTAGCAACCGATTGGAAggacacgtgcagaatggcaagcagatcgaaacgtgaccGGCgcttttcacgcacaaatgacgcacgaatcgtactcacaggtacaaaggACTGGTAATAAGCGtctaagttgttacttcgctgcgtctgaaaagcgcacccttttcgcaaacggagactgtgcgatgattgcagtgacctttgtgcgccccgtaactacaaaagaatcattccagtgcaagcccaacgtcAGCCAAGGCGTATGATCCTCCGCACCCTGAGATAGAGGCGTGCGAGAGATCGTCCCCtctcctcctctccgcgggctgaagtacgcgtgagagatgagagccgccgcgcgatcattgcgccatcttgctgataatgctgaaaacacgatagccgcccccccccccccgttatacCCGCCAAGAGCGGTAAGTTGTACATATAGCTTGTCCCGTATAAATAGCCACCTAGGAGGTACCCCTCGGTGGCTCTCATGCTCAGTCGGTAGAACATGagactcttcaaaaaaaaaacaccctcggtggctcagtggttaacgcctcgcattcacgatacGGAGATCCCACGCTTGATTCCGTGCACCGAAGTTTTTTTTCTctgatttttctctttcttgcgttttcatatatatagatacgcatacatatacggtgcatgacattgacgccgaCGCCCACGTCTACGCCggcagcgaaatccagccgagtgtGTCCATATGATCGCATTAAAAAATATGGGACGAAGGCACATGCAAGTTGGGCCGCTAGCGGAAGGTCCATGCGGTTGACCTCACTGGTCTTCAGGTACGAAGTTCGCAGAATaaatcttcattttttctttctctttgataAGGTTGATGCTATTATTGATAAATTGCCCGAAATAGTTTCAAAAGGTCTAGTTTGTAAAGGTGGGCAGTTTAAGTTAAAAGCACAGATAATGCACTACTTCTATTTCCACTCTTTACAGGGAAGCAGCGGGCAGTATACGAGAAGCGTGCCGTGGTCGAGCCCCCGGTGACACGTGCAGATGGCGGAGGCGCCGTCCACGCTGCTCCCGAAAAGATTGCGAAGACGTCCGGCTGCCGTCAGCCGGTGGAAGACGCGGCGTTCTCTCACAGAGACCACATGCTGACCGCGGTGGTCGGTGGAGGTCTCATGCTAGGCAGTCTACTCATTGCCATACTGCTTCTCCTGGTGGTCAGCCACCGCGACAAGAACGCCGCCAGTGTTGCCACATCGCAGGAGGCTAAGTGAGTCCTCTGTTGACTTGTGCCTCCCACGACGTTCGTGCACGCTTTTATAGGCATCTGAAAGAAAACAGGACGAATGACGgaacacaataaagaaaaaatgagTGTGGCGAGCTCCACTTTGCGAACAATGTCGAAATAGCGAAGCTGATATGCGCCCCGTGTTCATGAGGCTTACCTTCACGCATATTTGTGTGCCTCtttttgatttatttttttacccaGTCTCGTCACTGGCCCTCTTAGCGCACTTCTTATTGGTTCACCTTTCCCACTGAAGCTCGTCATTGCCGCTCTTAGTGCACTTCTTATTGGTTCAGCCTTCACACCGAGCTTCGTTATTACCTCACTTAGCGCACTTCTTTTTGTTTCAACCTTTCCACCGAGGCTCGACATTAACCCGCTTAGCGCACTTCTTATCGGTTCACCTTTCCCACTGAAGCTCGTCATTGCCGCTCTTAGTGCACTTCTTATTGGTTCAGCCTTTACACCGAGCCTCGTTATTGCCCCACTTAGCGCACTTCTTCTTGTTTCAACCTTTCCACCGAGGTTCGACATTAACCCGCTTAGCGCACTTCTTATCGGTTCACCTTTCCCACTGAAGCTCGTCTTTGCCGCTCTTAGTGCACTTCTTATTGGTTCAGCCTTCACACCGAGCTTTGTTATTACCCCACttagagcacttctttttgtttcaACCTTTCCACCGAGGCTCGACATTAACCCGCTTAGCGTATTTCTTATTGGTTCACACTTTCCAACGGTCCTCGTTAGTACACCTCTTAGCACACTTTTTATTGGTTCAGCCTTCCCACCAAACTTCTTCACTACCCCTCTTAGTGCACTTAATTCCTTTTGGTTCCCTTTATTCCCCGGAGCCTCTTTACTTCAATTGTTAGCGTACTTCTTATTCGTTCAGCCTTTCCACCAAGCCTCATTACTACACCTCTTAGCGCACTTCTTATTGGTTCAGCCTTCCCACCATGCTCTTCGCTACACCTCTTGGTGCATATTTGAATAGTTCAGCCTTTCCAGCCAGCTTCGTCACTATCCCTCTTAGCGCGCATGTCTTCGCAGCTTTAGTCAAGTTCAAAAGTTTGTGCAAAAAGTAAACTACCTGTAAACAACCAGTAAACAACTTGGAATTACCTAAAAAAACACACTCATATTGACACTCGCATCCACTTGGGAACACACCCCACACACTGCGCTCCTGTGTGGGTTGTATTCCTGGGTGGATGCTTGTTTGAAGTTGTGTTCTTCGAGAGAATTCGAAGGTGCGCTAAATTTGTTCATTATGACGAGCTACTAATTACATCCACAAGTTTTGATAAGTTTTCATTGAACTTCGCAAAGCCTGGCAAAGCGAGGCTGGTTGAACTGCTTCTGGTCGTGGTGTAGCGCGGTAATCAAAGCTCCGACAGCGATGAGAAAAAAGCTTGTTTGACCGAAtaagcggcaaccatggatgcaGATTACGCTCAAAGCATTAAGACTACGGATGTGTTGAAATCGCTGTCTCTGTGTCACGTGTTAGGAAGCGTAGCCGTTTCTACGGCTGCTGCTCGGCGGTGGCTTTACTGTTTTTAGCACAGGCACAGGACAGCAGGCACGCCTTTTAACGGACGTCTTATGGCCTTCAACGtacttgaggacgacgcagacGAAAGTGAAAAAGGGGGACAAACCCCAGCGCGATTGGCAACTGAATGTTTATTGGAAACATTCAACTAGTTGCGAGTCAGTGCTGC
Coding sequences within:
- the LOC142764967 gene encoding uncharacterized protein LOC142764967; translated protein: MTTSTGTDTERDQAESTRGDSHVCTWEAGPVHKQAAASGVLAEPPVGKQRAVYEKRAVVEPPVTRADGGGAVHAAPEKIAKTSGCRQPVEDAAFSHRDHMLTAVVGGGLMLGSLLIAILLLLVVSHRDKNAASVATSQEAKKTTPIKADWQPSSGKAYGEINSSQNEQTGPKRQQQHSKNRTNTELSTLSTTSQHEYGD